In the genome of Dasypus novemcinctus isolate mDasNov1 chromosome 30, mDasNov1.1.hap2, whole genome shotgun sequence, one region contains:
- the LOC105745448 gene encoding olfactory receptor 10A7-like has protein sequence MGGENSSIINELVLVGFSSLPQTEIPLFLLFSLVYLVNLLGNTAVISLVVLDSCLQTPMYYFLCHLAFLNIFFSTIVAPKMLFNFLATRKVISYNFCLAQTYITLFLESTECFLLAVMAVDRYVAICYPLRYLLIMSSSVCLALAFAAWTIGFFASVVPLYFAILPFCGPYVIDYIFCELPVILHMFCDDTSLQEALMMAGSAGTVLRPFFLIILSYVRILVAVMRTDSMEGRKKAFSTCTSHLIVVTIYYGTGLVRYMRPKSLYSAEGDKLISLSYAVIFPMLNPFIYSLRNKEVKGAVGRVMGKILKSQKIP, from the coding sequence ATGGGAGGTGAGAATTCCAGCATTATCAATGAGCTGGTCCTGGTGGGATTTTCCAGTCTCCCTCAGACTGAGatccccctcttcctcctcttctcacTGGTCTACCTGGTAAATCTCCTGGGCAACACAGCCGTCATCTCTCTGGTGGTTCTTGATTCCTGTCTCCAGACACCCATGTATTACTTCCTCTGCCATCTGGCTTTTCTCAACATATTTTTTAGTACAATTGTGGCCCCCAAGATGCTCTTTAATTTCCTTGCAACCAGAAAAGTTATATCATACAACTTCTGCCTTGCCCAAACCTACATCACCTTATTCCTTGAGTCAACTGAGTGCTTTCTGCTTGCAGTGATGGCTGTGgatcgctatgtggccatctgttaCCCACTACGATACCTGCTTATCATGAGCTCATCTGTGTGCCTGGCCCTGGCTTTTGCAGCCTGGACCATTGGCTTCTTTGCCTCAGTGGTGCCTCTTTATTTTGCAATCCTTCCATTCTGTGGTCCTTATGTTATTGACTACATTTTCTGTGAATTGCCAGTCATTCTTCACATGTTCTGTGATGATACTTCCTTGCAGGAGGCTTTGATGATGGCAGGAAGTGCTGGAACAGTCTTACGCCCCTTCTTCCTAATTATCCTCTCCTACGTTCGCATTCTGGTGGCTGTAATGAGAACAGACTCTATGGAGGGCAGGAAAAAAGCTTTTTCCACCTGCACATCCCACTTGATTGTTGTGACCATATATTATGGGACAGGACTGGTCAGGTACATGAGACCCAAGTCACTCTACTCAGCAGAGGGAGACAAACTTATCTCTTTATCCTATGCAGTCATTTTCCCAATGCTGAATCCATTTATCTACAGCCTGAGGAACAAGGAAGTAAAAGGAGCTGTGGGAAGAGTCatggggaaaattttaaaaagccaaaaaattcCATAG